A stretch of the Uranotaenia lowii strain MFRU-FL chromosome 3, ASM2978415v1, whole genome shotgun sequence genome encodes the following:
- the LOC129756413 gene encoding splicing factor 3B subunit 2 isoform X1: MDINQEQQINQPTMLPPPPPPPGMLLGGPPNWPPGQGPTLMGPPSGPPPQSLLGPPPGTKLGPPGGLLTGPNLEDPNQAPPMLMSLNVGGPVLAEQDQANKKPSELVLPKALEDALALKTLRARELGAEEALATTGAVVPVIPTPMAPPPPSGVMSSYLDMDGDSDDEQMDGMVPPPPVISKAEGRLDRNRRRKQRKKENRKARREQNAAVLLQREKDKEEAGTKPVPERATVEIQDKEQEPEAEENDNPAEKTENESPPDPEKQNGDKPTSDSTDEDTGNDEKSKTKISDSQKAMEKSIRKINQINDSITMMTEALGDVEIEYVPEKITIADLAPMYRQFYRVFEIFKLETKLKETAKVENADLEKAAAAKKAAEKDDDDDDDDDDEDAMDEGEKDDKERISKRKMKKLTRLSVAELKQLVARPDVVEMHDVTARDPKLLIQLKSHRNTVQVPRHWCFKRKYLQGKRGIEKPPFELPAFIKKTGIMEMRASLQEKDESKTLKAKMRERARPKMGKIDIDYQKLHDAFFKWQTKPRMTIHGDLYYEGKEFETRLKEKKPGDLSEELRVALGMPIGPACHKIPPPWLIAQQRYGPPPSYPNLRIPGLNAPIPEGCSFGYHAGGWGKPPVDENGKPLYGDVFGMSASEFDNGIGEEEIDRTQWGELESESEESSEEEEEDGEDLGAPPDESGLITPAEGLVTPSGLTSGVPAGMETPDTIELRKKKIESEMEDNETPVLYQILQERRGDRIGAAMMGSTHVYEMPSAAAAAAGGSRAARGGPIDREGMVELALDPSELDMDNEAMAQRYEQQMREQQSHLQKEDLSDMLAEHVARQKSKRKRQQTDTTSKQTKKYKEFKF; the protein is encoded by the exons ATGGACATCAATCAGGAG CAACAGATAAATCAGCCAACAATGCTGCCCCCTCCCCCACCACCTCCAGGTATGCTTTTAGGTGGTCCACCTAATTGGCCGCCGGGTCAGGGTCCTACGTTGATGGGACCACCTAGTGGTCCACCACCACAATCTTTGCTTGGACCGCCTCCTGGCACTAAACTTGGTCCCCCTGGCGGATTATTAACAGGGCCAAATCTGGAAGATCCGAACCAAGCTCCTCCAATGTTGATGAGTCTGAATGTGGGTGGACCAGTTTTAGCGGAGCAGGATCAAGCAAATAAGAAACCATCTGAATTGGTACTGCCGAAGGCATTGGAGGATGCTCTGGCGCTCAAAACCCTTCGTGCCCGGGAACTAGGAGCCGAGGAAGCATTGGCTACAACCGGAGCTGTCGTCCCTGTGATCCCGACACCGATGGCACCCCCTCCACCATCTGGAGTTATGAGTTCCTATTTGGACATGGATGGCGATTCAGATGATGAGCAAATGGATGGAATGGTTCCGCCACCTCCGGTCATTTCAAAAGCAGAGGGTCGCTTAGACAGAAATCGTCGCcgaaagcaaagaaaaaaggaaaaccgCAAAGCACGCCGGGAACAAAATGCTGCCGTTTTATTGCAACGTGAAAAGGATAAAGAAGAAGCGGGCACTAAACCGGTTCCAGAACGTGCTACAGTTGAGATACAAGACAAAGAACAGGAACCGGAAGCTGAG gaAAATGATAATCCTGCCGAGAAGACCGAGAACGAATCACCCCCTGATCCGGAAAAACAAAATGGAGACAAACCTACTTCCGATTCAACCGACGAGGATACCGGAAATGACGAAAAGTCTAAAACCAAAATCAGCGATAGCCAGAAAGCCATGGAGAAGAGCATCAGAAAGATCAACCAAATCAATGATTCTATCACCATGATGACCGAAGCATTGGGGGATGTCGAGATTGAATACGTTCCGGAAAAGATAACCATCGCTGATTTGGCCCCTATGTATCGCCAATTCTAtagggttttcgaaattttcaagctcGAAACTAAACTGAAAGAAACGGCTAAGGTGGAAAATGCTGACCTGGAGAAGGCTGCTGCTGCGAAGAAAGCTGCTGAgaaggacgacgacgacgacgacgatgacgatgatgaggACGCCATGGACGAAGGGGAAAAAGACGATAAGGAAAGAATTTCgaaacgaaaaatgaaaaagcttACCCGTCTCAGTGTGGCCGAACTGAAACAACTGGTCGCCCGGCCGGACGTGGTTGAGATGCACGATGTAACTGCTCGGGATCCCAAGTTACTGATCCAGCTAAAATCTCACCGCAACACGGTGCAGGTTCCACGTCACTGGTGCTTCAAAAGGAAGTACTTACAGGGCAAGCGTGGTATTGAGAAGCCACCATTCGAGCTACCGGCTTTTATTAAGAAAACGGGAATCATGGAAATGCGTGCCTCCTTGCAGGAAAAAGATGAATCCAAAACGCTGAAAGCGAAAATGCGAGAACGTGCGAGGCCAAAGATGGGCAAAATCGATATCGATTACCAGAAACTTCACGATgcatttttcaa ATGGCAAACCAAACCCCGTATGACCATCCATGGGGATTTATATTACGAAGGAAAAGAGTTCGAGACGCGATTGAAGGAGAAGAAGCCCGGTGATCTTTCTGAGGAACTTCGTGTGGCTTTAGGTATGCCGATTGGCCCGGCCTGTCATAAGATTCCCCCTCCTTGGTTGATTGCTCAACAACGCTACGGCCCACCGCCTAGCTATCCCAATTTGCGCATTCCCGGCTTAAACGCGCCGATTCCCGAAGGTTGTTCCTTTGGGTATCACGCTGGCGGTTGGGGCAAACCTCCGGTGGATGAAAATGGTAAACCATTGTATGGAGACGTTTTTGGAATGAGTGCTAGCGaatttgat AATGGTATTGGGGAGGAAGAAATTGATCGCACCCAGTGGGGAGAACTGGAATCCGAATCGGAAGAATCTTCCGAAGAAGAGGAAGAGGACGGAGAAGATTTGGGAGCTCCTCCAGATGAAAGTGGTCTTATTACTCCAGCCGAAGGGTTGGTAACGCCTTCTGGTTTGACTAGTGGTGTACCAGCTGGTATGGAAACTCCGGATACCATAGAGCTTCGTAAGAAAAAGATTGAAAGCGAAATGGAGGATAACGAAACTCCTGTACTGTACCAGATCCTCCAGGAACGGCGTGGTGATCGTATCGGAGCTGCTATGATGGGATCAACCCACGTGTATGAAATGCCAAGCGCTGCAGCTGCTGCAGCCGGAGGATCACGTGCAGCTCGCGGTGGTCCCATTGATCGGGAAGGTATGGTAGAATTGGCTCTCGATCCTTCTGAACTGGATATGGACAACGAAGCGATGGCCCAACGATACGAGCAACAGATGCGTGAACAGCAAAGCCATCTGCAGAAGGAAGATTTGTCTGACATGTTAGCCGAACATGTGGCCCGGCAGAAGTCCAAACGAAAACGCCAACAAACGGACACCACTAGCAAGCAGACCAAGAAATATAAGgaattcaagttttaa
- the LOC129756413 gene encoding splicing factor 3B subunit 2 isoform X2 produces MDINQEINQPTMLPPPPPPPGMLLGGPPNWPPGQGPTLMGPPSGPPPQSLLGPPPGTKLGPPGGLLTGPNLEDPNQAPPMLMSLNVGGPVLAEQDQANKKPSELVLPKALEDALALKTLRARELGAEEALATTGAVVPVIPTPMAPPPPSGVMSSYLDMDGDSDDEQMDGMVPPPPVISKAEGRLDRNRRRKQRKKENRKARREQNAAVLLQREKDKEEAGTKPVPERATVEIQDKEQEPEAEENDNPAEKTENESPPDPEKQNGDKPTSDSTDEDTGNDEKSKTKISDSQKAMEKSIRKINQINDSITMMTEALGDVEIEYVPEKITIADLAPMYRQFYRVFEIFKLETKLKETAKVENADLEKAAAAKKAAEKDDDDDDDDDDEDAMDEGEKDDKERISKRKMKKLTRLSVAELKQLVARPDVVEMHDVTARDPKLLIQLKSHRNTVQVPRHWCFKRKYLQGKRGIEKPPFELPAFIKKTGIMEMRASLQEKDESKTLKAKMRERARPKMGKIDIDYQKLHDAFFKWQTKPRMTIHGDLYYEGKEFETRLKEKKPGDLSEELRVALGMPIGPACHKIPPPWLIAQQRYGPPPSYPNLRIPGLNAPIPEGCSFGYHAGGWGKPPVDENGKPLYGDVFGMSASEFDNGIGEEEIDRTQWGELESESEESSEEEEEDGEDLGAPPDESGLITPAEGLVTPSGLTSGVPAGMETPDTIELRKKKIESEMEDNETPVLYQILQERRGDRIGAAMMGSTHVYEMPSAAAAAAGGSRAARGGPIDREGMVELALDPSELDMDNEAMAQRYEQQMREQQSHLQKEDLSDMLAEHVARQKSKRKRQQTDTTSKQTKKYKEFKF; encoded by the exons ATGGACATCAATCAGGAG ATAAATCAGCCAACAATGCTGCCCCCTCCCCCACCACCTCCAGGTATGCTTTTAGGTGGTCCACCTAATTGGCCGCCGGGTCAGGGTCCTACGTTGATGGGACCACCTAGTGGTCCACCACCACAATCTTTGCTTGGACCGCCTCCTGGCACTAAACTTGGTCCCCCTGGCGGATTATTAACAGGGCCAAATCTGGAAGATCCGAACCAAGCTCCTCCAATGTTGATGAGTCTGAATGTGGGTGGACCAGTTTTAGCGGAGCAGGATCAAGCAAATAAGAAACCATCTGAATTGGTACTGCCGAAGGCATTGGAGGATGCTCTGGCGCTCAAAACCCTTCGTGCCCGGGAACTAGGAGCCGAGGAAGCATTGGCTACAACCGGAGCTGTCGTCCCTGTGATCCCGACACCGATGGCACCCCCTCCACCATCTGGAGTTATGAGTTCCTATTTGGACATGGATGGCGATTCAGATGATGAGCAAATGGATGGAATGGTTCCGCCACCTCCGGTCATTTCAAAAGCAGAGGGTCGCTTAGACAGAAATCGTCGCcgaaagcaaagaaaaaaggaaaaccgCAAAGCACGCCGGGAACAAAATGCTGCCGTTTTATTGCAACGTGAAAAGGATAAAGAAGAAGCGGGCACTAAACCGGTTCCAGAACGTGCTACAGTTGAGATACAAGACAAAGAACAGGAACCGGAAGCTGAG gaAAATGATAATCCTGCCGAGAAGACCGAGAACGAATCACCCCCTGATCCGGAAAAACAAAATGGAGACAAACCTACTTCCGATTCAACCGACGAGGATACCGGAAATGACGAAAAGTCTAAAACCAAAATCAGCGATAGCCAGAAAGCCATGGAGAAGAGCATCAGAAAGATCAACCAAATCAATGATTCTATCACCATGATGACCGAAGCATTGGGGGATGTCGAGATTGAATACGTTCCGGAAAAGATAACCATCGCTGATTTGGCCCCTATGTATCGCCAATTCTAtagggttttcgaaattttcaagctcGAAACTAAACTGAAAGAAACGGCTAAGGTGGAAAATGCTGACCTGGAGAAGGCTGCTGCTGCGAAGAAAGCTGCTGAgaaggacgacgacgacgacgacgatgacgatgatgaggACGCCATGGACGAAGGGGAAAAAGACGATAAGGAAAGAATTTCgaaacgaaaaatgaaaaagcttACCCGTCTCAGTGTGGCCGAACTGAAACAACTGGTCGCCCGGCCGGACGTGGTTGAGATGCACGATGTAACTGCTCGGGATCCCAAGTTACTGATCCAGCTAAAATCTCACCGCAACACGGTGCAGGTTCCACGTCACTGGTGCTTCAAAAGGAAGTACTTACAGGGCAAGCGTGGTATTGAGAAGCCACCATTCGAGCTACCGGCTTTTATTAAGAAAACGGGAATCATGGAAATGCGTGCCTCCTTGCAGGAAAAAGATGAATCCAAAACGCTGAAAGCGAAAATGCGAGAACGTGCGAGGCCAAAGATGGGCAAAATCGATATCGATTACCAGAAACTTCACGATgcatttttcaa ATGGCAAACCAAACCCCGTATGACCATCCATGGGGATTTATATTACGAAGGAAAAGAGTTCGAGACGCGATTGAAGGAGAAGAAGCCCGGTGATCTTTCTGAGGAACTTCGTGTGGCTTTAGGTATGCCGATTGGCCCGGCCTGTCATAAGATTCCCCCTCCTTGGTTGATTGCTCAACAACGCTACGGCCCACCGCCTAGCTATCCCAATTTGCGCATTCCCGGCTTAAACGCGCCGATTCCCGAAGGTTGTTCCTTTGGGTATCACGCTGGCGGTTGGGGCAAACCTCCGGTGGATGAAAATGGTAAACCATTGTATGGAGACGTTTTTGGAATGAGTGCTAGCGaatttgat AATGGTATTGGGGAGGAAGAAATTGATCGCACCCAGTGGGGAGAACTGGAATCCGAATCGGAAGAATCTTCCGAAGAAGAGGAAGAGGACGGAGAAGATTTGGGAGCTCCTCCAGATGAAAGTGGTCTTATTACTCCAGCCGAAGGGTTGGTAACGCCTTCTGGTTTGACTAGTGGTGTACCAGCTGGTATGGAAACTCCGGATACCATAGAGCTTCGTAAGAAAAAGATTGAAAGCGAAATGGAGGATAACGAAACTCCTGTACTGTACCAGATCCTCCAGGAACGGCGTGGTGATCGTATCGGAGCTGCTATGATGGGATCAACCCACGTGTATGAAATGCCAAGCGCTGCAGCTGCTGCAGCCGGAGGATCACGTGCAGCTCGCGGTGGTCCCATTGATCGGGAAGGTATGGTAGAATTGGCTCTCGATCCTTCTGAACTGGATATGGACAACGAAGCGATGGCCCAACGATACGAGCAACAGATGCGTGAACAGCAAAGCCATCTGCAGAAGGAAGATTTGTCTGACATGTTAGCCGAACATGTGGCCCGGCAGAAGTCCAAACGAAAACGCCAACAAACGGACACCACTAGCAAGCAGACCAAGAAATATAAGgaattcaagttttaa
- the LOC129752355 gene encoding uncharacterized protein LOC129752355 → MSTPILPKMKQDSENFGFEIMKVWPSKKKEDTPELPVVTLDVKHLTSSIFSILFTTLPTTKTASRIAFQYRKFYWHVCLGVRKPRGKSPRIAIQLPRSGAVAYTDVDEFWSRLTPGERMNTDMRVNGLMRDLAVTANSVMPSTGIVSCLWPWPLSAKKQFQCMNLSAGVIPSFGSHVLKTVTRQQNSLGGRFRDRHIRSSQSLQLVCGHPA, encoded by the exons ATGTCCACCCCGATTCTGCCAAAGATGAAACAGGATAGCGAAAATTTCGGCTTCGAAATTATGAAAGTTTGGCCTTCGAAAAAGAAGGAAGATACTCCAGAACTGCCTGTCGTAACCCTCGATG TAAAACATTTAACTTCATCTATTTTCTCAATTCTATTCACTACACTGCCGACGACGAAAACAG CATCCCGGATAGCTTTTCAGTACCGAAAGTTTTATTGGCATGTATGCCTGGGAGTACGGAAGCCTAGAGGAAAAAGTCCACGAATTGCTATCCAGCTGCCAAGAAGTGGAGCAGTGGCCTATACGGATGTAGATGAGTTTTGGAGTCGGCTGACACCTGGGGAGCGAATGAACACCGACATGCGCGTTAATGGACTCATGAGGGACCTCGCGGTTACAGCCAATTCGGTG aTGCCGTCTACTGGCATAGTTTCTTGCTTGTGGCCGTGGCCACTCTCGGCCAAGAAACAGTTCCAATGTATGAACTTGAGTGCCGGAGTGATACCTTCGTTTGGAAGTCACGTTCTTAAAACTGTCACCCGACAGCAAAATTCTCTCGGTGGGCGCTTCCGGGACCGTCATATCCGTTCTAGCCAAAGTTTACAACTAGTATGTGGACACCCAGCTTAG
- the LOC129756409 gene encoding uncharacterized protein LOC129756409: protein MDIFQNQCSESLGFDSMLSNPLNSPLPITDSSSHINFSSSPFFSSMSSIANTLSSAVCSSSSANLSTMIYSTGTSTGANDIVLPSIFVKVPMQINQQYQQQQRQTRSSVPEAIKCEDKSQAIKRELGDLRALEKGTAMVQLPNISDRYLTEDSVEETTAEFVQVHKCECCPFVTIVADNLRHHVQSKHPNGTTDRQCEVLKCPACENSFWRNKVVELHLQEDHQMDPNEVRTLMQSRFPLSPPVDQITVRNDLQNTIGANTEDTTQPVSDPNQRRIFIRDVQLLKKPDVIEQEHVQQQAQQQDGLSSQHNGKIYIRNVSQLQNASFVQSEEIFRNPSGLHESKYSFVVPAPSPNSESPPISTIGEATSSTPQRSKIFVPNVEILRNTLLPITPPTIISSCDISRTSSSESLYTTPPPSVISPANSVTHIGGPYVSTGSALNMVILPAPVCSSNSSTPPTTATPPAITVANHDGTHSQQPPRNKIFIKNISVLKQPTIHLKSVDELNLMTIDQLQLQNLLPNSINNTTIQNINVDNISVNHQQEHQPMETQELNEFSGALEEAQTEIDDVGQYDDPEEGSQYETQISNCQSVEQGFVSVDPDYQTDFGHDFIIIEPTNHSTEVATSVEFSESVDEHMRVSSNLTEEQTNLNAAPSAHDMSNEAKQYEQTDEDILFVCAEEIINLDPPVLPEKTDISDFQSSENQVDVEDPQNVSQLQGRIYVSENLMDPQHSIPTELPQNITEIDATAPTLNMYSASDQVGSDTNTPIFQKLPEVHLTDRERIRSRGRPKGAKQTGITKLKKLYTNLTPLEKGYKCDLADCGARFKKPETLTYHRQCHILTEGGQHVSEGIQCPECGSCDFRNWNTLHTHLWREHTVDMELYSCHLCNFKTPVLCRLNNTHMKIHFDEKNFICVVCDKAFKNNKQLRNHRRSHRDPILKKAKERPTEEPIPTLQVEETPSRSSVLSGKTVKCVQCGIKYQNKRALKEHVEKNHGNEEGTSKNGKCKKCNICGILLKTRYLLQSHKFKHSDEKKFKCGDCDYSTNDHNAIRRHKLRHNSDGHMYRCTYCDYSSIQSTSYRKHLQRVHSDVASKLLYSCSQCAFVSISEVKYLLHRAKHEAGVDLTEDTPELNPTGIQPSEEIENTVAPNPEIPIEKNSSEEQPLQDAFALIPSVISVSNDLQNQHPLIRPAGFANNFSKVDNFYGSMDPQHYLPGAPVAVAAATNVNIPTFAIPHGDSKDLHLMKTAAPVD, encoded by the exons atggatatttttcaaaatcagtgtTCAGAAAGTCTCGGCTTCGATTCGATG TTATCGAACCCCTTAAACTCTCCACTTCCAATAACCGATTCCTCGAGTCACATCAACTTCAGCTCATCGCCGTTCTTCAGTTCCATGTCGTCGATAGCAAACACCCTTTCATCAGCAgtctgcagcagcagcagtgcaAATCTTTCCACAATGATTTATTCGACGGGAACCAGTACAGGAGCCAATGACATTGTGCTGCCTAGCATATTCGTTAAGGTTCCTATGCAGATTAATCAGCAGTATCAACAGCAGCAACGACAAACTCGGTCAAGTGTTCCGGAAGCAATCAAATGCGAAGATAAATCACAAGCCATCAAACGAGAGCTGGGCGATTTAAGGGCACTAGAAAAGGGTACTGCCATGGTCCAGTTGCCAAACATCTCTGATCGATATCTTACTGAGGATAGCGTAGAAGAGACGACAGCCGAATTTGTGCAGGTTCACAAGTGCGAATGTTGCCCATTTGTCACAATAGTAGCTGATAATTTGAGGCATCATGTACAAAGTAAGCATCCAAATGGAACAACAGATCGTCAGTGCGAAGTTTTGAAATGTCCTGCCTGTGAGAATAGCTTTTGGCGGAACAAAGTCGTAGAGTTGCATTTGCAGGAAGATCATCAAATGGATCCAAATGAAGTGAGAACACTTATGCAAAGCAGATTTCCACTTTCTCCGCCAGTTGACCAGATAACGGTTCGCAATGACCTACAAAATACGATTGGTGCTAACACTGAAGATACAACTCAA CCTGTATCGGATCCAAACCAACGCCGAATATTTATAAGAGATgtgcaattattgaaaaaaccaGATGTGATTGAACAAGAACATGTTCAACAACAAGCTCAACAGCAAGATGGTCTTTCGTCACAACATAATGGCAAAATTTACATAAGAAATGTCTCACAATTACAAAATGCTAGTTTCGTTCAaagtgaagaaatttttcgtaaTCCATCCGGTCTGCATGAGAGCAAGTACAGTTTTGTTGTTCCTGCGCCTAGTCCCAATAGTGAATCACCACCGATATCAACGATAGGAGAGGCAACAAGTTCAACACCTCAGAGGAGCAAAATCTTCGTTCCAAATGTTGAGATTCTCAGAAACACACTGCTGCCAATAACACCACCAACAATTATTTCCAGCTGTGATATCAGTCGCACCAGTAGCAGTGAAAGTCTATACACGACACCTCCACCATCCGTAATTAGTCCGGCAAATTCTGTAACACATATTGGAGGACCTTATGTGTCAACTGGTTCCGCTCTTAACATGGTCATACTACCAGCCCCTGTGTGTAGTAGCAATTCTTCAACTCCCCCAACTACAGCTACGCCACCTGCGATCACTGTAGCAAATCACGATGGCACACATTCGCAACAACCACCTAGGaataaaatattcatcaaaaaCATAAGCGTGCTCAAACAACCGACTATCCACTTAAAATCTGTCGACGAACTAAACTTAATGACAATTGATCAACTTCAACTGCAAAATCTTCTTCCCAATTCAATCAACAATACCACtattcaaaacataaatgtCGACAATATTTCAGTAAATCACCAACAAGAACATCAACCCATGGAAACACAAGAATTAAATGAATTTAGCGGCGCCCTAGAGGAAGCTCAAACTGAAATCGATGACGTTGGTCAGTATGATGATCCCGAAGAAGGTTCACAGTACGAAACTCAAATTTCCAACTGTCAATCAGTAGAACAGGGGTTTGTGTCGGTAGATCCGGATTATCAGACAGATTTTGGACATGATTTCATTATTATTGAGCCTACAAACCATTCGACAGAAGTGGCAACCTCAGTGGAGTTTAGCGAAAGTGTCGATGAACATATGAG GGTATCATCGAACCTCACTGAAGAGCAAACGAATCTTAACGCTGCGCCTTCTGCCCACGATATGTCAAATGAAGCGAAGCAATACGAGCAAACGGACGAggatattttatttgtttgcgCTGAAGAAATAATCAATTTGGATCCGCCAGTATTGCCGGAGAAAACTGACATTTCCGATTTCCAATCTTCAGAAAACCAGGTTGACGTTGAAGACCCACAAAATGTTTCGCAGCTCCAAGGTCGAATTTATGTATCAGAAAATCTAATGGACCCACAGCACTCAATTCCAACTGAACTACCACAAAATATTACTGAAATCGACGCAACTGCTCCTACATTGAATATGTATTCCGCGTCTGATCAAGTTGGGTCGGATACTAACActccaattttccaaaaactacccGAAGTACACTTGACTGATAGAGAACGCATTCGAAGTCGAGGCCGACCGAAAGGAGCAAAACAAACTGGAAttacgaagcttaaaaaactgtACACAAATCTAACACCTTTGGAAAAAGGATACAAATGTGATCTAGCGGATTGTGGAGCCAGATTCAAAAAGCCAGAAACATTAACTTATCACCGTCAATGTCACATCTTAACAGAAGGAGGTCAGCATGTTTCAGAAGGGATTCAGTGCCCGGAATGTGGCAGTTGCGATTTCCGTAACTGGAATACACTTCACACCCACCTTTGGAGGGAGCATACCGTTGATATGGAGCTATATTCTTGCCACTTGTGTAACTTTAAAACTCCAGTTCTATGTCGATTGAATAACACGCACATGAAAattcattttgatgaaaaaaatttcatttgtgttGTTTGTGATAAAGCGTTTAAGAACAACAAACAACTTCGCAATCATAGAAGATCTCATAGAGATcctattttaaagaaagcaaAAGAACGTCCTACCGAAGAGCCAATTCCAACGCTGCAAGTTGAAGAAACACCGAGCAGAAGTAGTGTTTTGTCGGGTAAAACAGTAAAATGCGTTCAATGCGGCATTAAATACCAAAACAAGCGAGCATTGAAAgaacatgttgaaaaaaatcatggaaatgAAGAAGGCACCAGTAAAAACGGGAAGTGTAAAAAGTGTAATATCTGTGGAATACTATTGAAAACACGATATTTGTTGCAATCTCACAAATTCAAACACTCGGatgaaaagaaattcaaatgtGGCGACTGTGACTACAGCACCAATGATCACAATGCTATTCGGCGGCACAAACTGAGGCACAATTCTGATGGGCACATGTATCGTTGCACTTATTGTGACTACAGTAGTATTCAAAGTACTAGCTATCGTAAACATCTGCAACGAGTTCATTCTGATGTGGCCTCAAAACTTCTTTACAGCTGCTCCCAATGCGCATTTGTATCTATAAGTGAGGTTAAATATCTATTACACCGTGCCAAACACGAAGCTGGTGTTGATCTAACTGAAGATACTCCAGAACTGAATCCTACTGGAATTCAACCATCAGAAGAAATCGAGAATACAGTGGCACCGAATCCCGAAATTCCTATTGAAAAGAATAGCAGTGAGGAGCAACCACTTCAGGATGCCTTTGCTCTGATACCTTCAGTTATTTCAGTAAGCAATGATCTACAAAATCAACATCCTCTTATCCGGCCGGCTGGATTCGCTAATAATTTCTCCAAAGTGGACAACTTCTACGGCTCAATGGATCCACAACACTATCTACCGGGTGCTCCCGTAGCTGTAGCTGCTGCAACCAATGTGAATATTCCGACTTTTGCAATTCCACATGGGGATTCGAAGGATTTACACCTGATGAAAACTGCAGCTCCAGTGGATTAG